One Punica granatum isolate Tunisia-2019 chromosome 3, ASM765513v2, whole genome shotgun sequence genomic window carries:
- the LOC116201367 gene encoding uncharacterized protein LOC116201367, translated as MQASEMKALRTLYSHRHLLTNPPIKPRPFVCFSSSKNLESARRLGFSSSAGVDTVYDPISRRLVTRRGAARSGGGQERDLEFVSGVSGSENNVEEDERGTTRWIVKESKSVNGSSNSSSEDGDVSGERVYAAARKQNSGFRATGASKKSKKGKSRTSWVCCHCGHTEGQWWGTCRACEKVGTLKEFLDEEPHGGNTKVSGFQVSDKVVQSWLPQRAGEDRPLRITEVNRGLNHSDWRIPLYGLFGHEVSRVLGGGLVPGSLVLVGGDPGVGKSTLLLQIAAMISEGNDVGKPAPVVYVSGEESVEQICSRADRISIVTDELYLYSSTDIEDILEKIQALSPRALIVDSIQTVYLQGVMGSAGGLSQVKECTSALLRFAKKTNIPVILIGHVTKTGEIAGPRVLEHIVDVVLYLEGEKSSSHRLLRSVKNRFGSTDELGVFEMSQLGLQPVTNPSEIFLSEEQSESEVLAGLAVAVIMDGSRSFLVEIQALCLSGSSVSRQVNGIQASRADMIISVLVKQAGLKLQENAIFLNVVSGVTLSETAGDLGVAAAICSSFLEFPIPSGIAFIGEVGLGGELRTVPRMEKRVNTLAKLGYRTCIVPKSAEKVLEASDFGDMMIIGCRNLKEVINKVFVT; from the exons ATGCAAGCATCAGAGATGAAAGCTCTGAGAACCCTCTACTCCCATCGACACTTGCTCACCAACCCCCCAATCAAGCCCAGACCTTTCGTGTGCTTCAGCTCTTCAAAGAACCTTGAATCCGCCCGCCGGTTAGGATTCAGCTCCTCAGCAGGCGTCGACACTGTTTATGACCCCATCAGCAGGAGGCTTGTGACGAGGAGAGGCGCGGCGCGAAGCGGCGGCGGGCAAGAGCGAGATCTCGAGTTCGTTTCAGGCGTTTCAGGCTCCGAAAACAATGTGGAGGAGGACGAGAGGGGGACGACTCGGTGGATTGTGAAAGAGAGTAAATCGGTGAATGGGTCGTCGAATTCCTCTTCTGAGGATGGGGATGTTTCAGGGGAAAGGGTATATGCTGCGGCGAGGAAGCAGAATTCGGGGTTCCGCGCTACCGGGGCGAGTAAGAAGAGCAAGAAGGGGAAGAGCAGGACTAGCTGGGTCTGCTGTCATTGCGGGCATACGGAGGGGCAGTGGTGGGGAACTTGTCGGGCGTGTGAGAAAGTTGGGACCTTGAAGGAGTTCTTGGATGAAGAGCCTCATGGTGGTAATACTAAGGTCTCGGGTTTTCAAGTATCCGACAAAGTGGTTCAGTCTTGGCTGCCCCAGCGGGCAGGGGAGGATCGGCCGCTGAGGATAACTGAAGTGAATCGAGGATTGAATCATTCCGACTGGCGGATTCCACT GTATGGACTCTTTGGACACGAGGTTTCTAGGGTACTTGGAGGTGGTCTTGTACCAG GTTCTTTGGTTTTGGTTGGAGGAGATCCCGGAGTTGGCAAGAGCACGCTGTTGCTGCAG ATTGCCGCAATGATTTCTGAAGGTAATGATGTGGGAAAACCTGCTCCTGTTGTATATGTCTCAGGCGAAGAG AGCGTTGAGCAAATTTGCAGCAGAGCTGACCGTATCAGTATTGTAACGGATGAATTGTACTTGTATTCGAGTACCGATATTGAG GACATTTTAGAAAAGATTCAGGCTCTCTCACCTCGAGCTCTTATTGTTGATTCAATCCAAACAGTGTATCTTCAAGGAGTGATGGGAAGTGCTGGAGGCCTTTCACAG GTCAAGGAATGTACGTCAGCGTTGCTTCGTTTTGCAAAGAAAACAAACATCCCTGTTATATTG ATTGGGCATGTGACAAAAACCGGAGAGATCGCTGGACCGAGAGTCTTGGAGCATATCGTTGATGTCGTTTTGTATCTGGAA GGGGAGAAGAGCTCATCTCACCGTTTGCTTCGATCTGTGAAGAATCGATTTGGCTCCACTGATGAG CTTGGAGTTTTTGAAATGTCACAGTTGGGACTTCAACCCGTTACAAACCCCAGTGAGATCTTCCTTAGCGAGGAACAGTCAGAGTCAGAGGTTTTAGCTGGTCTAGCAGTTGCTGTAATTATGGACGGATCCCGAAGTTTTCTCGTTGAAATTCAG GCATTATGCTTGTCTGGCTCCTCAGTATCGAGGCAGGTGAATGGTATCCAAGCTAGCAGAGCTGACATGATTATTTCG GTTCTAGTGAAGCAAGCTGGTTTGAAGCTTCAAGAGAAT GCTATCTTCTTGAATGTCGTCAGTGGGGTGACCTTATCGGAGACCGCTGGCGATCTTGGAGTGGCAGCAGCAATTTGCAGCAG CTTTTTAGAGTTTCCGATACCCTCTGGAATTGCATTTATTGGGGAAGTCGGCCTAGGGGGTGAGCTTCGCACG GTGCCGAGAATGGAGAAGAGGGTTAATACTCTAGCAAAGCTTGGGTACAGGACGTGCATTGTACCAAAGTCTGCTGAGAAGGTTCTGGAGGCATCTGATTTTGGAGATATGATGATAATTGGGTGTCGGAATCTGAAGGAAGTCATTAACAAGGTATTTGTGACATAG
- the LOC116198589 gene encoding acid phosphatase 1-like: protein MEVTSLLAVFFALTFAASNAKEIPDQIHPLRPQSGAAGRKIPGVHCLSWRLAVETDNIRNWDVVPQVCENYVGHYMLGGQYRMDCYAAAAAAYEYAKSLTLGKDGKDVWIFDVDETALSNLPYYARPDNAFGAKEYNETTFQEWEKEGKAPAVPAVLDLYKKLLKLGFKIVFISGKAESLRKITTQNMHNVGYHTWEKLVLKSAEEKAESLKAYQYKSRERTKLVKKGYRILGNLGDQWSDIIGAHVGNRTFKLPNPMFYIA from the exons ATGGAAGTTACCTCGTTGCTGGCCGTCTTCTTTGCCCTGACCTTTGCGGCCTCCAACGCCAAGGAGATCCCGGATCAAATCCATCCACTCCGACCGCAGTCTGGGGCGGCCGGCCGCAAGATCCCGGGCGTTCACTGCCTCAGCTGGCGGCTCGCTGTTGAGACTGACAATATCCGCAACTGGGACGTGGTCCCGCAAGTGTGCGAGAACTACGTGGGACACTACATGCTGGGTGGACAGTACCGGATGGACTGTTACGCAGCTGCTGCCGCGGCATATGAGTACGCCAAGAGCCTAACTTTGGGCAAGGATGGGAAGGATGTCTGGATTTTCGATGTCGATGAGACTGCCCTCTCTAACCTTCCCTATTATGCTCGTCCCGACAATGCATTTGG GGCCAAGGAGTACAACGAGACGACTTTCCAGGAATGGGAGAAGGAAGGGAAAGCGCCGGCTGTACCGGCAGTTCTTGACCTTTACAAGAAGTTGTTGAAGTTGGGGTTCAAGATCGTTTTTATCTCTGGCAAGGCCGAGAGTTTGAGAAAAATTACCACTCAGAACATGCACAATGTGGGCTACCACACTTGGGAGAAGCTCGTTCTAAA gaGCGCAGAGGAGAAAGCCGAGAGTCTCAAAGCCTACCAGTACAAATCGAGGGAGAGGACGAAACTGGTGAAGAAAGGATACAGAATCCTAGGGAACTTGGGAGACCAGTGGAGTGACATAATTGGGGCACACGTTGGCAACCGTACCTTCAAACTCCCGAATCCGATGTTCTACATCGCTTAA